One Rissa tridactyla isolate bRisTri1 chromosome 1, bRisTri1.patW.cur.20221130, whole genome shotgun sequence DNA segment encodes these proteins:
- the TSPAN19 gene encoding tetraspanin-19 encodes MKIRHKILNQKYYLNVFNGFFLALGLMLLTFGLWLSCDRNNLFSVLFSSGENQLVAYISHMLLGVGSVIAFTSAMGFLGIVKEIKCLLVTYVSFQILVFVTQMAISVLIFIKKEEVHNQWNNRIDEVISEYGNESLAEQEPVWNVLNAVQHNMECCGRYNVTQWEWNKNKENSTQIPCSCTKSSLKKWFCDVPRNSTYSMGCEEYLNTWFENNVLILTAITISLLITQIFLITLTGQLFRNTKKNNIWPNES; translated from the exons atgaaaataagacaTAAAATACTAAACCAGAAGTACTACTTAAATGTCTTCAATGGATTTTTCTTG gctcTGGGCCTTATGCTTTTGACATTTGGCCTGTGGCTTTCATGTGACAGAAACAATTTATTCAGTGTGTTAT TTTCTTCAGGCGAAAACCAGCTAGTGGCATATATTTCTCATATGTTACTTGGAGTTGGATCTGTTATTGCTTTTACATCAGCCATGGGATTCCTTGGAATCGTTAAGGAAATCAAATGTCTACTAGTCACA TATGTGAGTTTTCAGATCCTCGTGTTTGTTACCCAGATGGCAATATCAGTGCTGATATTCATAAAGAAAGAAGAG GTCCACAATCAATGGAACAACAGGATTGATGAAGTTATTTCTGAATATGGGAATGAGAGTCTGGCTGAGCAGGAACCTGTTTGGAACGTTCTGAATGCTGTGCAGCacaat ATGGAATGCTGTGGAAGATACAATGTTACACAGTGGGAATggaataaaaacaaggaaaatagTACTCAGATTCCATGTTCATGCACAAAATCCAGTCTGAAGAAATGGTTTTGTGATGTCCCAAGGAATTCCACATACAGTATG GGATGTgaagaatatttaaatacatgGTTTGAAAACAATGTTTTGATCTTAACTGCAATTACTATCAGCCTGCTAATTACACAG atATTTTTGATCACACTAACTGGTCAGCTATTTAGAAACACCAAAAAGAATAACATTTGGCCAAATGAATCATAA